A single window of Mycobacterium sp. SMC-4 DNA harbors:
- a CDS encoding cupin domain-containing protein: MTLSRDELADFAESMARAGDRDTQHVTEEHLVVNSTEAHWIQTGSPSEIGLLLRIPARSIEFFLQKIPAGAGSDLHRHVHESVHFVRHGSGWSEIGDQRVTWSAGDFVYTPPWVWHRHYADDQQDVEMIVIENSRLLAAVDATQRETRGNVSFAEAFGVGDT, from the coding sequence ATGACCCTATCCCGTGACGAGCTAGCCGATTTCGCCGAAAGTATGGCGCGCGCAGGGGATCGCGACACCCAGCACGTGACCGAGGAGCACCTCGTCGTGAACTCCACCGAGGCACACTGGATCCAGACCGGAAGCCCATCAGAAATTGGATTGCTTCTGCGGATACCCGCCCGCTCCATTGAGTTCTTCCTGCAGAAGATCCCCGCCGGTGCGGGCAGTGACCTTCATCGACACGTACACGAGTCAGTTCACTTCGTGCGACATGGCTCGGGCTGGTCGGAGATTGGCGATCAACGCGTAACGTGGAGCGCAGGCGACTTCGTGTATACGCCGCCGTGGGTATGGCATCGCCACTATGCAGATGACCAACAGGACGTCGAGATGATAGTCATCGAGAACTCCCGCCTCCTGGCTGCCGTGGACGCAACCCAGAGGGAAACCAGGGGCAACGTTAGCTTCGCCGAGGCTTTCGGCGTCGGCGACACGTAA
- a CDS encoding MCE family protein: MIIRRALGRLSLTRPIEDYNKIAIGTVALVVMVAVVGAVALTGALNLGKTIYRAEFAQAASVREDDPVTIAGISVGHVDALTLAGDRVEMRLSIDKGVYLGSDTKAAIKLTTLLGSRYIELTPGRSGSLQGHTIPLSNTSAPYDLQTALADATTTFDQVDADQIANSLTTVSRSLDGLPQALPDALRNLKSLSRIISDRRGQIGTLLSSTDKLAATIRDQKANLGMLVLQGRDLIGEITTRRAAIERLFEGTTALAHTLSRILTDEHALNEMLDSVRDFTRMIAEHDALFRNTLQALPIAMRNIANATGSGTGIDGTFSSGPLIDSWMCAISGRAEQFGLVEYFEDCA; the protein is encoded by the coding sequence ATGATCATCAGACGAGCACTCGGGCGCCTAAGCCTCACGCGCCCCATTGAGGACTACAACAAGATTGCCATCGGCACGGTCGCACTGGTCGTCATGGTTGCGGTAGTGGGCGCAGTTGCCTTAACGGGCGCATTGAATCTCGGCAAGACGATATATCGTGCCGAATTCGCTCAAGCAGCCTCTGTACGCGAGGACGACCCGGTAACCATCGCCGGTATCTCCGTCGGCCATGTCGATGCCCTCACGTTGGCCGGCGATCGGGTTGAGATGAGATTGTCGATCGACAAGGGCGTCTACCTGGGCAGCGATACGAAGGCGGCTATCAAACTCACTACCCTACTGGGGTCCCGCTACATCGAGTTGACTCCCGGCCGTTCGGGCAGCCTCCAAGGCCACACGATCCCTCTCTCCAATACGTCGGCGCCTTATGACCTACAGACTGCCTTAGCCGATGCCACAACGACGTTCGATCAGGTTGATGCCGATCAAATCGCCAACTCATTGACCACTGTGTCGCGCAGCCTTGACGGTCTTCCTCAAGCGTTGCCTGACGCACTGCGGAATCTGAAGTCGCTGTCCCGCATCATCTCCGATCGGCGGGGTCAGATTGGCACACTACTCTCCAGCACCGACAAGCTCGCCGCAACAATCAGGGACCAGAAAGCCAACCTGGGGATGCTCGTCCTGCAAGGTCGAGACCTGATCGGCGAGATCACGACTCGTCGCGCGGCCATTGAACGACTGTTCGAAGGCACGACTGCCTTGGCGCACACGTTATCCCGAATCCTGACGGACGAGCACGCTCTCAACGAAATGCTAGACAGTGTGCGCGACTTCACGCGAATGATCGCCGAGCATGACGCGCTGTTCCGCAATACACTGCAGGCCCTCCCGATCGCCATGCGTAACATCGCCAACGCTACGGGGAGTGGCACCGGAATCGATGGAACATTTTCATCCGGCCCACTCATCGACTCATGGATGTGCGCAATCAGCGGCCGTGCCGAACAATTCGGATTGGTCGAGTATTTCGAGGATTGCGCATGA
- a CDS encoding ABC transporter permease: MTFSESGSATTGTRDAIGEVADGARRYIASHPLMSLGTLGGQAVLAVRTVQCLFTDALARRFQFREFIQQAAFMASTAFVPTIFVTIPIGVTLAIQFSLLAGQVGATSLAGAATGLAVIRQGAPLVAAVLLAAAVGSAVCADLGSRTMREEIDAMTVMGVSPIHRLVVPRFAAVIIVGIALTGLTSFVGFLAGYTFNVYMQNGTPGSFVATFSSFATIGDLLLALAKAVVFGAIVAIVSCHKGLSTRGGPAGVANSVNAAVVESILLLMTVNVVMTQLYIIVFPKASF, translated from the coding sequence ATGACATTCTCCGAATCCGGCTCCGCGACAACGGGAACCCGCGATGCCATAGGCGAGGTTGCGGATGGGGCGCGCAGGTACATTGCGTCCCACCCGTTGATGTCGTTGGGGACATTGGGCGGACAGGCCGTACTAGCGGTGCGCACTGTTCAGTGCTTGTTCACCGATGCACTCGCTCGCCGCTTCCAGTTCCGAGAGTTCATACAGCAGGCCGCATTCATGGCCTCAACAGCCTTTGTCCCAACAATATTCGTGACGATTCCGATCGGTGTAACACTGGCGATCCAGTTCAGCTTGTTGGCAGGACAAGTGGGCGCAACGTCGCTGGCGGGAGCTGCCACAGGGCTCGCAGTCATCCGCCAAGGTGCGCCACTCGTTGCAGCTGTCTTGTTGGCAGCCGCGGTAGGTTCGGCAGTCTGCGCAGACCTGGGATCCCGAACGATGCGTGAAGAGATCGACGCGATGACGGTGATGGGAGTTTCGCCGATCCACCGCCTGGTAGTTCCGCGTTTTGCGGCTGTGATCATTGTGGGAATAGCACTGACTGGCTTAACCAGCTTTGTAGGCTTCCTCGCCGGCTACACATTCAACGTCTACATGCAAAACGGCACGCCGGGATCTTTTGTCGCGACGTTCTCCTCGTTCGCAACGATCGGCGACTTGCTGTTGGCGCTCGCCAAGGCAGTGGTCTTCGGCGCCATTGTGGCGATCGTGAGTTGCCACAAAGGCTTGAGCACTCGCGGTGGGCCCGCCGGAGTCGCCAACTCGGTGAACGCAGCAGTCGTCGAGTCGATACTGCTACTGATGACTGTCAACGTGGTCATGACCCAGCTGTATATCATCGTTTTCCCCAAAGCGAGTTTCTAG
- a CDS encoding 3-oxoacid CoA-transferase subunit B, whose protein sequence is MTGTLDARTRRRVEHLDRGPLDRGEIAAMIARDIAPGSYVNLGIGQPTMVADYLDPAAEVVLHTENGMLGMGGAATGDAIDPDLTNAGKVPVTETPGASYFHHADSFAMMRGGHLDVCVLGAFQVSERGDLANWHTGAPDAIPAVGGAMDLAIGAKRVFVMMTLFGKDRTAKLVPECSYPLTGLRCVSRLYTEYAIFDIDNAGDGRVRVLETFAISIAALEKRLHIALS, encoded by the coding sequence GTGACGGGAACGCTCGATGCAAGGACACGGCGTCGTGTCGAGCATCTCGACCGTGGCCCGTTGGACCGCGGGGAGATCGCCGCGATGATCGCCCGCGACATCGCACCTGGGTCGTACGTCAATCTCGGCATCGGCCAGCCCACGATGGTCGCCGACTACCTCGACCCCGCCGCCGAGGTGGTGCTGCACACCGAGAACGGCATGCTCGGCATGGGAGGCGCCGCGACAGGAGACGCCATTGACCCGGATCTCACCAATGCAGGCAAGGTTCCGGTCACCGAAACCCCTGGGGCGTCCTACTTCCACCACGCCGACTCCTTCGCCATGATGCGCGGCGGCCATCTCGACGTGTGTGTGCTCGGGGCGTTTCAGGTCAGCGAGCGTGGAGACCTCGCCAACTGGCACACCGGAGCACCGGACGCCATTCCCGCGGTCGGGGGTGCGATGGATCTCGCCATCGGAGCGAAGCGCGTATTCGTGATGATGACGCTGTTCGGCAAGGACAGGACCGCGAAGTTGGTTCCGGAGTGCAGTTACCCGCTGACCGGGCTTCGGTGCGTCAGCCGGCTGTATACCGAGTACGCGATCTTCGACATCGACAACGCCGGAGACGGACGCGTGCGCGTACTCGAGACCTTCGCCATCAGTATCGCCGCGCTCGAGAAGCGCTTGCACATAGCTCTGTCGTGA
- a CDS encoding IclR family transcriptional regulator C-terminal domain-containing protein, whose protein sequence is MTISRKSGFATSREESEEGVASVAVAIPARGPDVRLALNASAPSYRLRPSHVRKVAGIIGEAAAELATKLV, encoded by the coding sequence TTGACTATTTCTCGAAAGAGCGGTTTCGCGACCAGTAGGGAGGAAAGCGAAGAAGGTGTCGCATCCGTTGCTGTCGCCATACCTGCAAGAGGTCCCGACGTGAGGCTGGCACTAAATGCATCAGCGCCGAGCTATCGGTTACGGCCATCACATGTCCGCAAAGTAGCTGGCATCATCGGCGAAGCTGCCGCAGAGCTTGCTACTAAGCTGGTCTAA
- a CDS encoding restriction endonuclease subunit S: MGSEFYWTQVRSITTGSAQPNINSTNMRGWLIPIPPLQEQHRIVQRVEELWGLCAELEVLYATRAEVRTALASATLHRLAGDGRVRRNTRL, translated from the coding sequence GTGGGGTCAGAGTTCTACTGGACTCAGGTAAGGAGTATCACGACCGGCTCAGCGCAGCCGAATATCAACAGTACGAACATGCGCGGCTGGTTGATCCCAATTCCTCCCCTGCAGGAACAGCACCGCATAGTTCAGCGCGTCGAGGAGTTATGGGGACTCTGCGCGGAGTTGGAGGTTTTGTATGCAACTCGTGCCGAAGTGCGAACCGCATTGGCATCCGCGACCCTACATCGGTTAGCAGGTGACGGTCGCGTACGTCGAAACACGCGACTTTGA
- a CDS encoding MCE family protein: protein MSIRKSSIGLVIFLVLCISATWLVSVTLLRQVSGPVATYSAIFTNVAGLHPGDDVRVAGVRVGRVDEISLEKDALAKVTFRVQREQTLYTDTVASVTYQNIVGQRYMGLSPGQDISRRILGDHGQIPVEQTEPSFDITHLLRGFEPLFALLDPSQVENLTNGIIQALQGDSGSVLALITQTSALAELFAGPDQLLGEVIANLNNTMTMLANQNANLQSIITHTRELMVGLGNRRADLAAAVGSIATTVNRLGAISASIQPDLSAMMTREPGLSAHLTADARERFSYFGANLPAMLKGVARSMQSGAYVDVYACDMNITIFDFLGRLVPRIVRAATPGNTIKNTPICR, encoded by the coding sequence TTGAGCATCCGAAAGTCATCGATCGGTCTTGTCATCTTTCTGGTTTTGTGCATATCGGCCACGTGGCTCGTATCTGTGACGTTGCTGCGCCAGGTCAGCGGGCCAGTCGCTACCTATTCGGCGATATTCACGAATGTCGCCGGCCTACATCCTGGAGATGACGTTCGAGTCGCGGGTGTACGCGTCGGCCGTGTAGATGAAATCTCACTGGAGAAAGATGCCCTGGCAAAAGTAACGTTCCGCGTCCAGCGGGAGCAAACCCTTTACACCGACACCGTTGCATCCGTCACCTACCAAAATATCGTCGGACAGCGTTATATGGGCCTGTCTCCTGGCCAGGACATTAGTCGGCGCATCCTCGGTGATCACGGTCAGATACCCGTCGAGCAAACCGAGCCATCATTTGACATTACTCACCTATTGCGTGGATTTGAACCGCTCTTCGCACTGCTCGATCCGAGTCAAGTAGAAAATCTCACCAACGGAATTATTCAAGCTTTGCAAGGGGATAGTGGCTCGGTCCTTGCATTGATCACGCAGACATCCGCTCTGGCTGAGCTGTTCGCTGGCCCCGATCAGCTCCTGGGCGAGGTCATCGCCAATCTGAATAACACGATGACCATGCTGGCGAACCAAAACGCCAATCTTCAATCGATCATCACCCATACCCGCGAGTTGATGGTAGGGCTGGGGAACCGGCGCGCAGATTTGGCTGCAGCGGTCGGTTCTATCGCCACAACTGTGAACAGACTTGGGGCGATATCGGCCAGCATACAGCCAGACCTCAGCGCAATGATGACACGAGAGCCCGGCCTCTCCGCACACCTCACCGCCGACGCTCGTGAGCGGTTCTCATACTTCGGCGCAAATTTGCCAGCCATGCTTAAAGGTGTCGCTCGCTCTATGCAATCCGGTGCCTACGTCGACGTGTATGCGTGCGACATGAATATAACGATCTTCGATTTCCTCGGTCGGCTCGTCCCTCGAATCGTGCGAGCTGCGACCCCCGGCAACACCATCAAGAACACCCCGATCTGCAGGTAG
- a CDS encoding MCE family protein, which yields MSRRTLVWLTAVIAAALAVATTLITNRAGTQPITVTAHFEDAIGLYEGNTVAVLGMQVGHVDRITTKGDSVEVTLVLDDGVDIPADVQAVTVSTSILTDRHVELTPPYRGGPKLGDGDVIGLGRTRTPVEFDRTLAMIDRLAVALRGNGEGSGPLADLVNVGAQIATDNGEDLKSTLSELSSALRLETDHGARTKENINTIATSLDILTQSAAENEQTIREFGSNVHQLSDILADESLGTGTTGSKINQILMQVASVLESRRDGLKTTAADSRAITQALVDYQREVAEFFNLAPMTLDNVWNAIDVDNGAVRLHALADKILFDSQLSKEMCNLIGLKQLGCATGTLRDYGPDFGLTGMLELMAGVEK from the coding sequence ATGAGTAGAAGGACATTGGTCTGGCTCACTGCCGTGATTGCCGCCGCCCTCGCCGTTGCCACGACTTTGATAACCAACCGCGCTGGCACCCAACCAATCACGGTGACTGCTCATTTCGAGGACGCGATCGGGCTTTACGAAGGCAACACCGTTGCTGTGCTAGGTATGCAGGTCGGACATGTTGACCGCATCACGACGAAGGGTGATTCCGTCGAAGTCACGCTCGTGCTCGACGACGGGGTCGACATACCCGCTGATGTTCAGGCAGTCACTGTGTCCACGTCGATTCTCACAGACCGACATGTTGAACTTACGCCCCCCTATCGCGGAGGTCCGAAGCTAGGCGACGGAGACGTCATCGGCCTCGGGCGTACCCGTACTCCCGTGGAATTCGACAGGACACTTGCCATGATCGACCGGCTAGCAGTCGCCCTCCGCGGAAACGGCGAGGGCTCTGGGCCGTTGGCCGATCTGGTGAATGTCGGCGCGCAGATCGCGACGGACAACGGTGAGGATCTCAAGAGCACGCTGAGCGAACTGTCATCAGCCCTACGGCTCGAGACCGATCACGGGGCCCGCACCAAAGAGAACATTAATACGATTGCCACCAGCCTCGACATACTCACGCAATCCGCCGCAGAGAACGAGCAGACGATCCGAGAGTTCGGATCAAACGTGCACCAGCTCAGCGACATCCTGGCCGACGAAAGCCTAGGCACTGGCACGACGGGCTCCAAGATCAACCAAATTCTGATGCAAGTTGCATCGGTGCTGGAATCCAGACGTGACGGACTGAAGACGACTGCCGCCGACTCAAGGGCCATCACCCAAGCACTGGTCGACTACCAACGTGAGGTCGCAGAGTTCTTCAACCTCGCGCCAATGACACTCGACAACGTCTGGAATGCCATCGACGTCGACAATGGCGCCGTCCGACTGCACGCCCTCGCCGACAAGATTCTCTTCGACAGCCAGCTCAGCAAAGAAATGTGTAATCTCATCGGCCTCAAACAGCTCGGCTGCGCCACAGGCACACTCCGCGACTACGGACCCGATTTCGGCCTCACCGGAATGCTGGAACTCATGGCGGGAGTGGAGAAATGA
- a CDS encoding IS256 family transposase, which translates to MLTVVDNNDDSNETRNAAGAGRSLLDQIVRDGARQMLAAALQAEVADYVARYAGEVDEHGHRLVVRNGYHAEREVVTSAGAVAVKAPRVNDKRIDPDTGERKRFSSAILPAWARKSEQVSEVLPLLYLHGLSTSDFGPALEQFLGTGAGLSASSITRLTAQWQDEAKAFGTRDLSQVDYVYLWVDGIHLKVRLEQEKLCLLVMLGVRADGRKELVALADGYRESTESWADLLRDCRRRGMRAPALAVGDGALGFWRALREVFPATREQRCWFHKQANVLAALPKSAHPGALAAMKEIIGAEDIDKAQLAIAAFERDYSAKYPKAVKKIVDDADVLLEYFRYPAEHWVHLRTTNPIESTFATVRLRTRVTKGPGSRAAGMAMAYKLIEAAQSRWRAVNAPHLVALVRAGAVFHQGKLLERPVDITPEPSPDTPVSEVA; encoded by the coding sequence GTGCTCACGGTAGTAGACAACAACGACGACTCCAACGAGACCCGCAATGCGGCCGGTGCGGGCCGGTCGTTGCTCGACCAGATCGTCCGCGACGGTGCCCGGCAGATGCTGGCCGCGGCGTTGCAGGCCGAGGTCGCCGACTATGTAGCCCGGTATGCCGGTGAGGTCGACGAACACGGCCACCGACTGGTGGTCCGCAACGGATACCACGCCGAACGTGAGGTCGTGACCTCGGCGGGTGCGGTGGCGGTGAAGGCGCCCCGCGTGAACGACAAGCGGATCGACCCCGATACCGGCGAGCGCAAGCGGTTCTCCTCGGCGATCCTGCCCGCCTGGGCTCGCAAGTCCGAGCAGGTATCGGAGGTGCTGCCGCTGCTGTACCTGCACGGCCTGTCAACCAGTGACTTCGGGCCGGCGCTCGAACAGTTCCTCGGCACCGGCGCCGGACTGTCCGCATCCTCGATCACCCGGCTCACGGCCCAGTGGCAGGACGAGGCGAAGGCCTTCGGCACCAGGGACCTCTCGCAGGTCGACTACGTGTACCTGTGGGTCGACGGCATCCACCTGAAAGTCCGGCTCGAGCAGGAAAAGCTCTGCCTGTTGGTGATGCTCGGGGTGCGGGCGGACGGCCGCAAGGAACTCGTCGCCCTGGCCGACGGCTACCGAGAGTCCACCGAGTCCTGGGCGGACCTGCTGCGGGATTGCCGCCGCCGCGGGATGCGCGCGCCGGCGCTCGCGGTCGGGGACGGAGCTTTGGGATTCTGGCGGGCACTGCGGGAGGTGTTCCCCGCCACCCGCGAACAACGCTGCTGGTTCCACAAACAAGCCAACGTTCTTGCTGCACTCCCGAAATCGGCGCATCCGGGTGCGTTGGCGGCGATGAAGGAGATCATCGGGGCCGAGGACATCGACAAGGCGCAGTTGGCGATCGCAGCGTTCGAACGTGACTACAGCGCGAAGTACCCGAAAGCGGTGAAGAAAATCGTCGATGACGCCGACGTGCTGCTCGAGTACTTCCGGTATCCCGCCGAGCACTGGGTGCATCTACGCACCACGAACCCGATCGAATCGACCTTCGCGACGGTTCGGCTTCGGACCAGGGTGACCAAGGGCCCGGGATCACGGGCGGCGGGCATGGCGATGGCCTACAAGCTGATCGAAGCAGCGCAGTCGCGGTGGCGGGCGGTCAACGCACCACACCTGGTGGCGTTGGTGCGGGCCGGCGCAGTGTTCCACCAGGGCAAGCTCCTCGAACGTCCGGTCGACATCACCCCGGAACCATCGCCCGACACCCCAGTGTCCGAGGTCGCCTGA
- a CDS encoding IS6-like element IS6100 family transposase, protein MTDFKWRHFQGDVILWAVRWYCRYPISYRDLEEMLAERGISVDHTTIYRWVQCYAPEMEKRLRWFWRRGFDPSWRLDETYVKVRGKWTYLYRAVDKRGDTIDFYLSPTRSAKAAKRFLGKALRGLKHWEKPATLNTDKAPSYGAAITELKREGKLDRETAHRQVKYLNNVIEADHGKLKILIKPVRGFKSIPTAYATIKGFEVMRALRKGQARPWCLQPGIRGEVRLVERAFGIGPSALTEAMGMLNHHFAAAA, encoded by the coding sequence ATGACGGATTTCAAGTGGCGCCATTTCCAGGGTGATGTGATCCTGTGGGCGGTGCGCTGGTATTGTCGCTATCCGATCAGCTATCGCGACCTTGAGGAAATGCTGGCGGAACGCGGCATTTCGGTCGACCATACGACGATCTATCGCTGGGTCCAGTGCTACGCCCCGGAGATGGAGAAGCGGCTGCGCTGGTTCTGGCGGCGTGGCTTTGATCCGAGCTGGCGCCTGGATGAAACCTACGTCAAGGTGCGGGGCAAGTGGACCTACCTGTACCGGGCAGTCGACAAGCGGGGCGACACGATCGATTTCTACCTGTCGCCGACCCGCAGCGCCAAGGCAGCGAAGCGGTTCCTGGGCAAGGCCCTGCGAGGCCTGAAGCACTGGGAAAAGCCTGCCACGCTCAATACCGACAAAGCGCCGAGCTATGGTGCAGCGATCACCGAATTGAAGCGCGAAGGAAAGCTGGACCGGGAGACGGCCCACCGGCAGGTGAAGTATCTCAATAACGTGATCGAGGCCGATCACGGAAAGCTCAAGATACTGATCAAGCCGGTGCGCGGTTTCAAATCGATCCCCACGGCCTATGCCACGATCAAGGGATTCGAAGTCATGCGAGCCCTGCGCAAAGGACAGGCTCGCCCCTGGTGCCTGCAGCCCGGCATCAGGGGCGAGGTGCGCCTTGTGGAGAGAGCTTTTGGCATTGGGCCCTCGGCGCTGACGGAGGCCATGGGCATGCTCAACCACCATTTCGCAGCAGCCGCCTGA
- a CDS encoding MlaD family protein, translated as MTAELMNVGDGLPAKSDVKFRGVLVGEVSDVELSGVGRPYIVRINLKPNHASSIPDTVTARVVPSNVFAVSSVQLVSNGLDLSPLRSGSVIREDHTLPTVLFQSLLTKVRELLKSVSRDDNDNTIGVLAALSGAAESRGSSIRAAGSDLHHIVTQLNNVVGDNNDPTTISALATAANALRQAEPVLSDALDEAIAPMRALTETRSQLTNLISAGTNTTTTLGEAFDNHTDRLIAITTQLTPVIGTLADNSDEFTPIATRMTRMAERVEANYDTERHNYVIKAIVSLAPFRQYVRADCPRYGELEGPSCQTAPEVPTAPDLLPALGSMGIPPPNGITENRPNLAPPRDSVRHAGDVPGGIPPSAHPTPGPPISDPGSSLAPTEASAPETVITTPSDKPEEASSETFGLPQNYEQEYGGSVGPVGSVAENSQLSQVVGREADSAVQLLLGPVLRGAAVHITPDTGR; from the coding sequence GTGACCGCTGAGCTGATGAACGTGGGCGACGGTCTTCCTGCGAAGTCAGATGTCAAGTTTCGAGGCGTACTTGTAGGCGAAGTTAGCGACGTCGAGCTTTCCGGCGTAGGACGACCGTACATTGTTCGAATCAACCTCAAACCCAATCATGCATCCAGCATCCCCGACACGGTCACGGCGCGAGTTGTTCCGTCCAACGTCTTCGCGGTTTCGTCGGTGCAATTGGTCTCGAACGGGCTGGACCTGTCTCCGCTGCGCTCTGGCTCAGTGATACGCGAGGATCACACCCTACCCACGGTTTTGTTCCAGTCTTTGTTAACCAAAGTTCGCGAATTACTCAAGTCAGTGAGCCGAGATGACAACGACAACACCATCGGTGTGCTCGCAGCTCTCAGCGGCGCGGCCGAAAGCCGCGGCAGTAGCATCCGTGCGGCGGGCAGCGACCTCCACCACATTGTTACGCAGCTGAATAATGTTGTCGGCGATAACAATGACCCCACCACCATATCGGCACTCGCGACTGCGGCCAATGCGCTACGACAAGCTGAGCCAGTTCTGAGCGACGCTCTCGACGAGGCGATCGCACCCATGCGTGCACTGACCGAAACGCGATCTCAGTTGACTAACTTGATCTCGGCAGGCACCAATACGACTACAACACTTGGTGAGGCGTTCGATAACCACACCGACCGTCTTATTGCCATTACCACCCAGTTGACCCCTGTTATCGGCACGCTCGCCGACAACTCCGATGAATTCACACCGATCGCAACCAGGATGACGAGAATGGCCGAACGCGTCGAGGCCAATTACGACACCGAAAGACACAACTACGTCATCAAGGCAATCGTCAGTCTGGCGCCTTTCCGACAATACGTCCGCGCTGATTGCCCCCGTTACGGAGAACTCGAGGGGCCAAGTTGTCAAACAGCGCCAGAGGTACCGACTGCGCCCGATCTGTTGCCGGCATTAGGATCAATGGGAATCCCACCACCGAATGGGATCACGGAGAATCGACCGAATCTTGCTCCACCGCGTGATTCGGTTCGGCACGCCGGCGACGTACCTGGCGGGATTCCTCCGAGCGCTCACCCCACCCCTGGCCCGCCAATCTCAGATCCCGGCAGTTCGCTCGCGCCCACGGAAGCATCGGCCCCAGAAACAGTGATTACGACTCCTTCTGATAAGCCCGAGGAGGCCTCGTCCGAAACGTTCGGGCTGCCACAGAATTACGAACAGGAGTACGGAGGGAGTGTCGGCCCGGTCGGCAGCGTCGCCGAGAACTCCCAGTTGAGCCAAGTAGTAGGCCGCGAGGCCGATTCGGCAGTTCAACTTCTACTCGGACCGGTGTTGCGGGGCGCGGCGGTACACATCACTCCGGACACAGGAAGGTAG
- a CDS encoding ABC transporter permease: MTAPTRFRPPVTQMVASSALVAGLVVAKAGHISYFFRNILLSIPLVVRRYRKEFTRVLVDISWGNGSIVVGGGTIGVAIVLGATAGALISVEGFNALNLLGLGPATGLISSFVGTRELAPVMIGLAFATQAGCRFTAQLGAMRINEEIDALDTLGVNSVAYLVTTRVAAAVTAAVPLFLVCLAAAYVSAEMVAAAVSDHSVGTYMHYFSLGASGRDVFFAVVKAVVFVFAASTMQCYYGYYASGGPAGVGVAAGRAMRASITVVIIVNMLLTMALWSVDSGARFGG, encoded by the coding sequence ATGACGGCACCCACCCGGTTCCGCCCGCCAGTGACGCAGATGGTGGCAAGCTCCGCGCTCGTCGCAGGACTGGTCGTGGCAAAAGCCGGCCACATCAGCTACTTCTTCCGCAACATCCTGTTATCGATCCCCCTTGTCGTGCGCCGCTATCGAAAAGAGTTCACGCGGGTACTGGTCGATATCAGCTGGGGCAACGGCTCGATTGTGGTTGGTGGCGGGACCATAGGCGTTGCGATCGTGTTGGGCGCCACAGCGGGCGCGCTGATCAGCGTGGAGGGATTCAACGCCTTGAATCTGCTTGGGCTGGGCCCAGCCACCGGGCTGATTTCCTCGTTTGTCGGTACCCGTGAGCTGGCGCCTGTGATGATTGGGTTGGCATTCGCGACCCAGGCAGGCTGTCGATTTACCGCACAATTAGGCGCAATGCGCATCAACGAGGAGATCGATGCCCTTGACACCCTTGGCGTCAACTCAGTTGCATACCTGGTAACAACCCGAGTGGCCGCGGCTGTCACAGCCGCCGTTCCGCTGTTTCTCGTATGTCTTGCGGCGGCGTACGTTTCGGCTGAAATGGTTGCGGCGGCGGTAAGCGACCACTCTGTCGGTACCTATATGCACTACTTCAGTCTGGGTGCAAGCGGACGTGACGTCTTCTTTGCCGTGGTCAAGGCCGTGGTGTTTGTCTTCGCAGCATCCACGATGCAGTGCTACTACGGCTACTACGCGAGCGGTGGCCCAGCCGGCGTCGGTGTCGCCGCCGGGAGGGCGATGCGCGCCAGCATCACTGTCGTGATCATCGTGAACATGCTTCTCACTATGGCGCTTTGGAGCGTCGACTCTGGCGCCAGGTTCGGAGGGTAG